The following are from one region of the Amycolatopsis sp. QT-25 genome:
- a CDS encoding asparaginase: MSVSAENRPLVAVAALGGTIAMVPGDGEDHAVPRLTAADLLGDLGGDLEMDVRAETLAGISSASMDFATLIRTRDWAAKAVDEGARGVVVIQGTDTLEETAYFFELTWASEAPIVITGAMRNPSLPSADGAGNVLAALTVAADPRGRGRGSLVVFNDDVHAARWVRKTHSSHVEAFSSHPAGPLALVSEGSVHYFHPVAARPAALPLGNADFSGLVPIVESGVEDTGELLETLVKAGVKGVVLAANGAGHVSAGSAGVIERVLPEVPIVVAGRTGAGPTFRGTYGFRGSESDLIAMGATMSGWLDPRKSRLLLHTLLATGAPRDRIEAEFRLRGDLT; this comes from the coding sequence ATGAGCGTCTCCGCCGAGAATCGGCCCCTTGTCGCCGTCGCCGCCCTGGGCGGCACCATCGCCATGGTGCCCGGCGACGGTGAAGACCACGCCGTCCCCCGCCTCACCGCCGCCGACCTGCTCGGCGACCTGGGGGGTGACCTCGAAATGGACGTCCGCGCGGAGACGCTCGCGGGGATCTCCAGCGCGTCGATGGACTTCGCGACCCTGATCAGGACACGGGACTGGGCCGCCAAGGCCGTCGACGAAGGCGCTCGGGGTGTCGTCGTGATCCAGGGGACGGACACGCTCGAAGAGACGGCGTACTTCTTCGAACTGACGTGGGCTTCCGAGGCGCCGATCGTGATCACCGGCGCGATGCGCAATCCCAGTCTGCCCAGCGCCGACGGCGCGGGGAACGTGCTCGCCGCGTTGACCGTCGCCGCCGATCCCCGCGGCCGGGGCCGGGGCTCGCTGGTCGTGTTCAACGACGACGTCCACGCCGCGCGCTGGGTCCGCAAGACACATTCGAGCCACGTCGAGGCCTTCTCCTCGCATCCCGCCGGGCCGCTCGCCCTCGTCAGCGAGGGATCGGTGCACTACTTCCATCCGGTGGCCGCCCGCCCGGCGGCGTTGCCGCTGGGGAACGCGGACTTCTCCGGGCTGGTGCCGATCGTCGAGAGCGGTGTCGAGGACACCGGCGAACTCCTGGAAACGCTGGTCAAGGCCGGGGTCAAGGGAGTGGTGCTCGCCGCGAACGGCGCCGGGCACGTTTCGGCGGGGTCCGCCGGCGTGATCGAACGGGTGCTGCCGGAGGTCCCGATCGTGGTCGCCGGCCGCACCGGCGCCGGGCCGACGTTCCGCGGTACCTACGGCTTCCGCGGTTCCGAGTCGGATCTGATCGCGATGGGCGCGACCATGTCCGGCTGGCTCGACCCGCGTAAATCCCGGCTCCTGCTGCACACCCTGCTCGCCACCGGAGCCCCGCGAGACCGCATCGAAGCCGAATTCCGGCTCCGAGGCGACCTCACCTGA
- a CDS encoding cysteine dioxygenase family protein yields the protein MFAVPDNTLVIPENPALRHPVRVALEFAADRDRWRHLLRYDPEDRFSALVDTDELQEIWLMSWLPGQRTDLHDHEFAAGAFTVVSGQLSETVARRAVDGRAVTELHSLSEGQSRVFGPGYVHEVRNDGPDPAVSVHVYRHQTRTMRPYHLDPISGPSRV from the coding sequence ATGTTCGCCGTCCCGGACAACACGCTCGTCATCCCCGAAAACCCCGCCCTGCGCCACCCGGTGCGCGTCGCGCTCGAGTTCGCCGCTGACCGTGACCGCTGGCGTCACCTGCTGCGCTACGACCCCGAGGACCGGTTCTCCGCCCTCGTCGACACCGACGAACTGCAGGAGATCTGGTTGATGAGCTGGCTGCCCGGCCAGCGCACCGACCTGCACGACCACGAATTCGCCGCGGGCGCGTTCACCGTGGTCAGCGGGCAGCTGAGCGAGACCGTCGCCCGGCGCGCGGTGGACGGGCGGGCGGTGACGGAGCTGCATTCGCTGTCGGAGGGCCAGTCTCGCGTCTTCGGCCCCGGGTACGTCCACGAAGTGCGCAACGACGGCCCGGATCCGGCCGTCAGCGTGCACGTCTATCGCCACCAGACCCGCACCATGCGCCCGTACCACCTGGACCCCATTTCCGGCCCGTCTCGCGTTTAG
- a CDS encoding NAD(P)H-dependent glycerol-3-phosphate dehydrogenase → MAEVQRVTVLGAGSWGTAFAKVLGDAGRDVTVWARRPEIAAEIRERRLNSSYLPGIELPERITATADPAEALDGAQAVVLAVPSQTLRTNLSEWSGLLPSDAILVSLAKGVELGTLKRMSEVIAEIARVDAGQIVVVSGPNLAKEIALGQPAAAVLACTDHDNAKAIQRASFNQYFRPYTNTDVVGCELGGACKNVIALSCGMAAGLGLGANTVATLITRGLAEMARLGARLGADPLTFAGLAGVGDLVATCSSPLSRNRTFGERLGQGETLEQALAATGGQVAEGVKSCTSIRELALSLGVDMPITDAMHRVCHEGVDPRRAGAELLGRSQKHEWS, encoded by the coding sequence ATGGCCGAGGTCCAGCGGGTGACCGTGCTCGGCGCCGGATCGTGGGGCACGGCGTTCGCGAAGGTGCTCGGCGACGCCGGACGGGACGTGACCGTGTGGGCGCGGCGGCCCGAGATCGCGGCCGAGATCCGGGAGCGGCGGCTCAATTCGTCCTATCTACCCGGTATCGAGCTGCCGGAGCGGATCACCGCGACCGCGGATCCGGCCGAAGCCCTCGACGGCGCGCAGGCCGTGGTGCTCGCGGTGCCGAGCCAGACGTTGCGGACCAACCTGTCCGAGTGGTCCGGTCTGCTGCCGTCCGACGCGATCCTGGTGAGCCTCGCGAAGGGTGTCGAGCTGGGCACGCTCAAGCGGATGAGCGAGGTCATCGCCGAGATCGCCCGCGTCGACGCCGGGCAGATCGTGGTCGTCTCCGGGCCGAACCTCGCGAAGGAGATCGCGCTGGGACAGCCGGCGGCGGCGGTGCTGGCCTGCACCGACCACGACAACGCCAAGGCGATCCAGCGGGCGAGCTTCAACCAGTACTTCCGGCCGTACACCAACACCGACGTCGTCGGCTGCGAGCTGGGCGGGGCGTGCAAGAACGTCATCGCGCTCAGCTGCGGGATGGCGGCCGGGCTCGGGCTGGGCGCGAACACCGTGGCCACGCTGATCACCCGCGGACTGGCCGAGATGGCCAGGCTCGGCGCGCGACTCGGTGCCGATCCGCTGACCTTCGCCGGGCTGGCGGGCGTCGGCGACCTGGTGGCGACCTGTTCGTCGCCGTTGTCGCGCAACCGGACCTTCGGCGAGCGGCTCGGCCAGGGCGAGACGCTCGAGCAGGCGCTGGCGGCCACCGGCGGTCAGGTCGCCGAGGGCGTCAAATCCTGCACGTCGATCCGGGAGCTCGCGCTGAGCCTCGGTGTCGACATGCCGATCACCGACGCGATGCACCGCGTCTGCCATGAAGGGGTCGACCCCCGGCGTGCCGGAGCCGAGCTGCTCGGCCGGTCGCAGAAGCACGAGTGGTCCTGA
- a CDS encoding lysophospholipid acyltransferase family protein gives MARREKGGIWVGIAAALFYPATAIGKRVYCNAERIPREGGALLLLNHVSHMDPAVDAVFVHRQRRVPRFLGKESLTRTPVFGKIFVGAGQIPVSRGSAAAGDSLKAAHQALRDGKVVVIYPEGTITKDPDGWPKKPFTGAARLALETDVPVIPVARWGTNHIFNGYSKKFTPFPRKTITHLVGEPLDLSPYKDGSTRSATKLREVTALMMTEITTLLAEIRQEEPPAKKPEDDA, from the coding sequence TTGGCCCGGCGTGAGAAGGGCGGCATCTGGGTGGGCATCGCCGCCGCACTGTTCTACCCGGCGACGGCCATCGGCAAGCGGGTCTACTGCAACGCCGAGCGGATCCCCCGTGAAGGCGGCGCGCTGCTCCTGCTCAACCACGTGTCCCACATGGACCCGGCGGTGGACGCGGTGTTCGTGCACCGCCAGCGGCGGGTGCCCCGTTTCCTCGGCAAGGAGAGCCTGACCAGGACACCGGTCTTCGGCAAGATCTTCGTGGGCGCGGGGCAGATCCCGGTCTCCCGTGGTTCGGCCGCCGCCGGTGACAGCCTCAAGGCCGCCCACCAGGCGTTGCGGGACGGCAAGGTCGTGGTGATCTATCCCGAGGGGACGATCACGAAGGACCCGGACGGCTGGCCCAAGAAGCCGTTCACCGGGGCCGCGCGGCTCGCGCTGGAGACCGACGTGCCGGTGATCCCGGTCGCCCGCTGGGGTACGAACCACATTTTCAACGGTTACTCGAAGAAGTTCACGCCGTTCCCGCGCAAGACGATCACGCATCTCGTCGGTGAGCCGCTGGATCTCTCGCCCTACAAGGACGGTTCCACCCGCAGCGCCACCAAGCTGCGCGAGGTCACCGCCCTGATGATGACCGAGATCACCACCCTGCTCGCGGAGATCCGCCAGGAGGAGCCACCCGCGAAGAAGCCGGAGGACGACGCCTGA
- the cofC gene encoding 2-phospho-L-lactate guanylyltransferase, whose amino-acid sequence MKRPAEGKSRLRGAVAPERHAELVLALAYDTLSAATSADGLRRVLVVAADPASVADLTELGVEIVPEPSHGGLNAALRHGEELLRRDRPSGLVGALQADLPALRTEDLTAALAGAAGRRAFVADRQGTGTTLLLAGAGRRLEPRFGEGSARAHAASGATPLTIAAESLRADVDTADDLAHVRALGAGKRTSTLLGTPCVVM is encoded by the coding sequence ATGAAACGCCCCGCCGAGGGCAAGTCGCGGCTTCGTGGCGCGGTCGCGCCCGAGCGGCACGCCGAGCTGGTGCTGGCGCTGGCCTACGACACGCTGTCCGCGGCGACCTCGGCGGACGGGCTCCGCCGGGTGCTGGTGGTCGCCGCCGACCCGGCGTCGGTGGCGGATCTCACCGAGCTGGGCGTCGAAATCGTCCCCGAGCCGTCACACGGCGGGCTGAACGCCGCCCTTCGTCACGGCGAAGAGCTGCTGCGCCGGGACAGGCCGTCCGGTCTCGTCGGCGCCCTGCAGGCCGATCTGCCCGCGCTGCGGACCGAAGACCTCACCGCCGCCCTCGCCGGGGCCGCCGGACGACGGGCGTTCGTCGCGGACCGGCAGGGAACGGGGACGACCCTGTTGCTCGCGGGAGCGGGCCGTCGCCTCGAACCCCGGTTCGGCGAGGGGTCCGCGCGGGCGCACGCCGCGTCCGGTGCGACGCCGCTCACGATCGCCGCGGAATCGCTCCGGGCCGACGTCGACACCGCGGATGATCTCGCTCACGTCCGCGCCCTGGGTGCCGGAAAGCGCACTTCGACGCTGTTGGGAACGCCCTGTGTGGTGATGTGA
- a CDS encoding RNA degradosome polyphosphate kinase, translated as MKPVSTNDGGTPNSARKRKTSAAKPDPDNGTAKPVRARKSASTGKTSSPAARVAVRATRGGSASRPAQEFRALPAAPPAVTSAPTAVETLPDDRYFNRELSWQDFNARVLALAEDESQPLLERAKFLAIFASNLDEFYMVRVAGLKRRDETGLPVRSADGLTPREQLAYIAKRNQDLVERHTNAFELHLRPQLADEDILIVGWNDLTGADQLRLSNYFSEQIFPVLTPLAVDPAHPFPYISGLSLNLAITVRDPEAGTERFARVKVPSNVPRLMRIEQQPRESRTATFLPLEELIAAHLGELFTGMEVTEQHAFRVTRNADFEVEEDRDEDLLQALERELAQRRFGPPVRLEVAQDMSEHMLELLLRELEVDPRDVVEVPGLLDLTCLHQLSGVDRKELKDRPFVPATHPAFGERETPKSVFATLREGDVLVHHPYDSFSTSVQRFIEQAAADDKVLAIKQTLYRTSGDSPIVDALIDAAEAGKQVVALVEIKARFDEQANITWARTLERAGVHVVYGLVGLKTHCKVSMVVRQEGSTIRRYCHIGTGNYNPKTARLYEDLGILTADPTIGADLTDLFNVLTGYSRQDTYRNILTSPHGIRRGIVRAIGEEIELARAGQTAGIRIKCNSLVDEQVIDALYHASQAGVPVDIVVRGICSLKPGVEGLSENIHVRSILGRFLEHSRVFTFRAGGTRWIGSADMMHRNLDRRIEALVRVKDPKLTAQLDYIFESALHPSTRCWVLNSTGEWTPFPASGDDVRDHQVELAKRHGAAG; from the coding sequence ATGAAACCCGTGAGCACAAATGACGGCGGCACCCCGAACTCGGCAAGGAAGCGGAAGACCTCCGCCGCGAAACCGGATCCGGACAACGGCACGGCGAAACCCGTCCGGGCGAGGAAGAGCGCGTCCACGGGGAAGACGAGCAGCCCGGCGGCGCGCGTGGCCGTCCGGGCGACGCGCGGCGGTTCGGCGAGCCGTCCCGCCCAGGAGTTCCGCGCGCTGCCCGCCGCGCCACCCGCGGTGACGTCGGCGCCCACCGCCGTCGAGACCCTGCCCGACGACCGGTACTTCAACCGTGAGCTGTCCTGGCAGGACTTCAACGCGCGCGTGCTCGCGCTGGCCGAGGACGAGTCGCAGCCGCTGCTCGAGCGGGCCAAGTTCCTGGCGATCTTCGCGTCCAATTTGGACGAGTTCTACATGGTCCGGGTCGCCGGGCTGAAACGCCGCGACGAGACCGGTCTCCCGGTACGCAGCGCGGACGGGCTCACCCCGCGCGAGCAGCTGGCCTACATCGCCAAACGCAACCAGGACCTGGTCGAGCGGCACACCAACGCCTTCGAGCTGCACCTGCGGCCGCAATTGGCCGACGAGGACATCCTCATCGTCGGCTGGAACGACCTGACCGGCGCCGACCAGCTCCGGCTGTCGAACTACTTCAGCGAGCAGATCTTCCCGGTGCTCACACCGCTGGCCGTGGATCCCGCGCATCCGTTCCCCTACATTTCCGGCCTTTCGCTCAACCTGGCCATCACCGTCCGGGACCCTGAAGCGGGCACGGAGCGGTTCGCGCGTGTCAAGGTGCCGAGCAACGTGCCGCGCCTGATGCGGATCGAGCAGCAGCCGCGGGAGAGCCGCACCGCGACCTTCCTTCCGTTGGAGGAGCTGATCGCCGCCCACCTCGGCGAGCTGTTCACCGGGATGGAGGTCACCGAGCAGCACGCGTTCCGGGTCACCCGCAACGCGGACTTCGAAGTCGAAGAGGACCGGGACGAGGACCTTCTCCAGGCACTGGAACGGGAACTGGCGCAGCGCCGGTTCGGCCCGCCGGTACGGCTGGAAGTGGCGCAGGACATGAGCGAGCACATGCTCGAACTGCTGCTGCGCGAACTGGAGGTCGACCCGCGCGACGTCGTCGAGGTCCCCGGCCTGCTGGATCTGACCTGCCTGCACCAGTTGTCCGGGGTCGACCGGAAGGAACTCAAGGACCGCCCGTTCGTTCCCGCCACGCATCCGGCGTTCGGTGAACGCGAGACGCCGAAGTCGGTGTTCGCGACGCTGCGCGAGGGCGACGTCCTCGTGCATCACCCGTACGACTCGTTCTCCACCAGTGTCCAGCGGTTCATCGAACAGGCCGCCGCGGACGACAAGGTGCTGGCGATCAAGCAGACGCTGTACCGCACCTCCGGCGACTCCCCGATCGTCGACGCGCTGATCGACGCCGCCGAGGCGGGCAAGCAGGTCGTCGCGCTGGTCGAGATCAAGGCGCGGTTCGACGAACAGGCCAACATCACCTGGGCCCGCACGCTGGAACGCGCGGGCGTGCACGTGGTCTACGGGCTCGTCGGGCTCAAGACGCACTGCAAGGTTTCGATGGTGGTGCGCCAGGAGGGTTCGACCATCCGCCGCTACTGCCACATCGGCACCGGCAACTACAACCCGAAGACCGCGCGCCTGTACGAGGACCTCGGCATCCTGACCGCCGACCCGACGATCGGCGCGGATCTGACGGATCTGTTCAACGTGCTCACCGGATACTCCCGGCAGGACACCTATCGCAACATCCTCACGTCGCCGCACGGGATCCGCCGCGGCATCGTGCGCGCGATCGGCGAGGAGATCGAACTCGCCCGCGCCGGCCAGACCGCCGGGATCCGGATCAAGTGCAACTCGCTCGTCGACGAGCAGGTGATCGACGCGCTGTACCACGCCTCGCAGGCGGGGGTGCCGGTCGACATCGTGGTGCGCGGGATCTGTTCGCTGAAACCGGGAGTGGAGGGGCTGAGCGAGAACATCCACGTGCGGTCCATCCTCGGCCGCTTCCTGGAGCACTCGCGTGTCTTCACCTTCCGCGCGGGCGGCACCCGGTGGATCGGCAGCGCGGACATGATGCACCGCAACCTGGACCGCCGGATCGAAGCGCTGGTGCGGGTCAAGGATCCGAAGCTGACGGCGCAGCTGGACTACATCTTCGAGTCCGCGCTGCACCCGTCGACCCGATGCTGGGTGCTGAACTCGACCGGCGAGTGGACCCCGTTCCCCGCCTCCGGCGACGACGTCCGCGACCATCAGGTCGAGCTGGCGAAGCGGCACGGGGCCGCGGGATGA
- a CDS encoding NUDIX hydrolase — protein sequence MSRTIRAAGAVLWRRDGDRVELALVHRPRYDDWSLPKGKLDPGETIARAAVREIEEETGFEAVLGRYLVRTEYPVAGVPKTVDYFSAHAVSGTFEQNDEVDELRWLAPDAAEKLLTRPEDVRVLREFSALPPDLTTVILVRHAKAGKRDEWNGDDDLRPLSDAGQRQAEALRSLLRHYAPGRVLSAPRLRCVQTVNGLAEDLGVEIRHEPLLSEEGYWPDPVLGVARLLAIAGDGGTPVISSQGGVIPDVVSTLADRDGVDLPAARGGVVPSKKGSFWVLSFQPPTDENGPVLVAADYFASPLPTPASAHS from the coding sequence ATGAGCAGGACCATCCGGGCGGCGGGAGCCGTTCTCTGGCGTCGTGACGGAGACCGGGTCGAGCTCGCGCTGGTCCACCGGCCGCGTTACGACGATTGGTCGCTGCCGAAGGGAAAACTGGATCCGGGCGAGACCATCGCGCGGGCGGCGGTCCGGGAGATCGAAGAGGAGACCGGATTCGAGGCCGTGCTCGGCCGGTATCTGGTCCGGACCGAATACCCCGTGGCGGGCGTGCCGAAGACCGTCGACTACTTCTCCGCGCACGCGGTTTCCGGCACTTTCGAGCAGAACGACGAAGTCGACGAGCTGCGCTGGCTCGCCCCGGACGCGGCGGAGAAACTGCTGACGCGGCCGGAGGACGTGCGGGTGCTGCGCGAGTTCTCCGCGCTGCCGCCCGACCTCACCACGGTGATCCTGGTACGGCACGCCAAAGCGGGTAAACGCGACGAGTGGAACGGCGACGACGACCTGCGGCCGCTGTCGGACGCGGGCCAGCGTCAGGCCGAAGCACTGCGTTCGCTGCTGCGGCACTACGCGCCCGGCAGGGTGCTTTCGGCGCCGCGGCTTCGGTGCGTCCAGACGGTGAACGGGCTCGCCGAGGATCTCGGCGTCGAGATCCGGCACGAGCCGCTGCTGTCGGAAGAGGGCTACTGGCCGGACCCGGTGCTCGGCGTCGCCCGGCTGCTGGCCATCGCCGGGGACGGCGGGACGCCGGTGATCTCCAGCCAGGGCGGGGTGATCCCGGACGTCGTCAGCACACTGGCCGACCGCGACGGTGTCGACCTGCCCGCCGCACGCGGCGGCGTGGTGCCGTCGAAGAAGGGTTCGTTCTGGGTGCTGTCCTTCCAGCCCCCGACCGACGAGAACGGGCCGGTGCTGGTGGCCGCGGACTACTTCGCGTCGCCTTTGCCCACCCCGGCTTCCGCCCACTCCTGA
- a CDS encoding HU family DNA-binding protein, with protein MANKAQLIEALSERLGDKKVASEAVDGLVDIIIRTVNKGEKVNITGFGVFEKRARAARTARNPRTGETVRVKKTNVPAFRAGTTFKDVISGSKKLPKATAVKRATTGTATRATTTTRTAASRPAATRSTTTRTRAAAATTTRAAAKPAAKATATKSAAKTTAAKAAPKTAAKATTRATTAKKATTTKAAAKPAAKATAAKAPAKKAPAKRTSAAAKKK; from the coding sequence ATGGCCAACAAGGCCCAGCTGATCGAGGCGCTGTCGGAGCGCCTGGGCGACAAGAAGGTCGCGTCGGAGGCCGTCGATGGCCTTGTCGACATCATCATCCGGACGGTCAACAAGGGCGAGAAGGTGAACATCACCGGCTTCGGTGTGTTCGAGAAGCGCGCCCGCGCTGCCCGCACCGCGCGGAACCCGCGCACCGGTGAGACCGTTCGCGTCAAGAAGACCAACGTGCCCGCCTTCCGCGCCGGCACGACCTTCAAGGACGTCATCAGTGGTTCGAAGAAGCTGCCGAAGGCCACCGCTGTGAAGCGCGCGACCACCGGCACCGCCACTCGCGCCACCACGACGACCCGGACGGCCGCCAGCCGCCCGGCCGCGACGCGTTCCACCACCACGCGGACCCGCGCCGCCGCCGCCACGACGACGCGTGCCGCCGCGAAGCCGGCCGCCAAGGCGACGGCGACCAAGTCCGCCGCCAAGACGACCGCCGCCAAGGCGGCGCCGAAGACCGCGGCGAAGGCCACGACTCGCGCCACCACGGCCAAGAAGGCGACCACCACCAAGGCCGCCGCGAAGCCGGCCGCCAAGGCGACCGCTGCCAAGGCCCCCGCGAAGAAGGCTCCGGCCAAGCGGACTTCGGCCGCGGCGAAGAAGAAGTAA
- the leuD gene encoding 3-isopropylmalate dehydratase small subunit, translated as MDAFTHHTGVGVPLRRSNVDTDQIIPAVYLKRVSRTGFEDGLFAAWRSDESFILNQEPFKSGSVLVAGPDFGTGSSREHAVWALMDYGFRVVISARFADIFRGNSGKQGLVAAQVEQADVELLWKLLENEPGTEVTVDLESKTVRAKDFTAPFQIDDYTRWRLLEGLDDIALTLRHAEEIDTFETQRPSWKPVTLPAASS; from the coding sequence ATGGACGCGTTCACCCACCACACCGGCGTCGGGGTCCCGCTGCGCAGGTCCAACGTGGACACTGACCAGATCATCCCGGCGGTCTACCTCAAGCGCGTGAGCCGCACCGGCTTCGAGGACGGGCTCTTCGCCGCCTGGCGCTCCGACGAGTCGTTCATCCTCAACCAGGAGCCCTTCAAAAGCGGGTCGGTCCTGGTCGCGGGCCCGGACTTCGGCACCGGTTCCTCCCGCGAGCACGCCGTCTGGGCCTTGATGGACTACGGCTTCCGGGTCGTGATCTCCGCCCGGTTCGCGGACATCTTCCGCGGCAACTCGGGCAAGCAGGGCCTCGTCGCCGCTCAGGTCGAGCAGGCGGACGTCGAACTGCTGTGGAAGCTGCTCGAAAACGAGCCGGGGACGGAGGTCACGGTGGACCTCGAGTCGAAGACGGTACGAGCCAAGGACTTCACCGCGCCCTTCCAGATCGACGACTACACCCGCTGGCGGCTCCTCGAAGGGCTCGACGACATCGCCCTGACACTCCGCCACGCGGAGGAGATCGACACTTTCGAGACCCAGCGCCCCTCCTGGAAGCCGGTGACCCTCCCGGCGGCCTCCTCGTAA
- the leuC gene encoding 3-isopropylmalate dehydratase large subunit, producing MPRTLAEKVWESHLVRRGEGAEPDLLYIDLHLLHEVTSPQAFDGLRLAGRKLRRPDLTIATEDHNVPTIDIELPIADPVSRTQVDTLRANCEEFGVRLHPMGDAEQGIVHVIGPQLGLTQPGMTVVCGDSHTSTHGAFGAMAFGIGTSEVEHVMATQTLPLRPFKTMAITVDGVLRPGVTAKDVILAVIAKIGTGGGQGYVLEYRGEAIEKLSMEARMTVCNMSIEAGARAGLIAPDETTFAYLKGRPHAPRGADWDAAVENWRELRTDDDAVFDAEVRLNADELTPFVTWGTNPGQGLPLGAEVPDPERIGDENERIAAEKALSYMDLKPGTPLREIAVDTVFLGSCTNGRIEDLRAAANVLRGHKVAGSVRMLVVPGSMRVRQAAEAEGLDRIFTEAGAEWRQAGCSMCLGMNPDQLKPGERSASTSNRNFEGRQGKGGRTHLVSPLVAAATAVRGTLSSPEDLQPAAAR from the coding sequence ATGCCCCGGACACTGGCCGAGAAAGTGTGGGAGTCGCATCTGGTGCGGCGCGGCGAGGGGGCCGAGCCCGATCTGCTCTACATCGACCTGCACCTGCTGCACGAGGTCACCAGCCCGCAGGCGTTCGACGGACTTCGCCTGGCGGGCCGGAAACTGCGCCGCCCCGACCTCACCATCGCGACCGAGGACCACAACGTCCCGACGATCGACATCGAGCTGCCGATCGCGGATCCCGTGTCCCGCACCCAGGTCGACACCCTTCGCGCCAACTGCGAGGAGTTCGGCGTCCGGCTGCACCCGATGGGCGACGCCGAACAGGGCATCGTGCACGTCATCGGCCCGCAGCTGGGCCTGACCCAGCCGGGAATGACCGTGGTGTGCGGTGACAGTCACACCTCGACGCACGGCGCGTTCGGCGCGATGGCCTTCGGGATCGGCACCTCCGAGGTCGAACACGTGATGGCGACCCAGACCCTGCCGCTCCGTCCATTCAAGACGATGGCGATCACGGTCGACGGTGTGCTGCGTCCCGGTGTCACCGCGAAGGACGTCATCCTCGCGGTGATCGCGAAGATCGGCACCGGCGGCGGACAGGGCTACGTCCTCGAGTACCGCGGCGAGGCCATCGAGAAGCTGTCGATGGAAGCCCGGATGACGGTGTGCAACATGTCCATCGAAGCCGGCGCGCGCGCCGGGCTCATCGCACCGGACGAGACGACGTTCGCGTACCTGAAGGGCCGCCCGCACGCGCCGCGGGGCGCAGACTGGGACGCCGCCGTCGAGAACTGGCGCGAACTCCGCACCGACGACGACGCCGTCTTCGACGCCGAGGTGCGCCTGAACGCCGACGAGCTCACGCCTTTCGTGACCTGGGGCACGAACCCGGGCCAGGGGCTCCCGCTGGGCGCCGAGGTGCCCGACCCGGAGCGGATCGGCGACGAGAACGAGCGCATCGCCGCTGAGAAAGCCCTGTCCTATATGGATCTGAAGCCGGGCACGCCGCTGCGGGAGATCGCGGTGGACACCGTCTTCCTCGGCTCGTGCACGAACGGCCGGATCGAGGATCTGAGGGCCGCCGCGAACGTCCTGCGCGGGCACAAGGTCGCCGGTTCGGTCCGGATGCTCGTCGTCCCCGGTTCGATGCGGGTCCGCCAGGCGGCGGAAGCCGAAGGGCTGGACCGGATCTTCACCGAAGCCGGCGCGGAATGGCGTCAGGCAGGCTGTTCGATGTGCCTGGGCATGAACCCGGACCAGCTGAAGCCGGGCGAGCGGAGCGCGTCGACCTCGAACCGCAACTTCGAAGGCAGGCAGGGCAAGGGCGGCCGGACGCATCTGGTCTCACCGCTCGTGGCGGCCGCCACGGCCGTGCGGGGAACCCTGTCCAGCCCCGAAGACCTGCAACCCGCCGCCGCCCGCTGA
- a CDS encoding IclR family transcriptional regulator has product MGQHSGIGVLDKAVAVLQAVAEDPCGLAELCTRTGLPRATAHRLAVGLEVHRLLRRGPDGRWRPGTALAELAGGSTDPLLDAASSVLPKLRDITGESVQLYRRDGVQRVCVSTAEPPSGLRDTVPIGSRLPMTAGSGAKVLAAWSDPHTQRTILTEAVYGERTLLEVRRRGWAQSVAEREPGVASVSAPVRDSTGTVVAAVSVSGPVERIGRKPGARWAADLLAAADALQERL; this is encoded by the coding sequence GTGGGACAGCATAGCGGTATCGGAGTACTCGACAAGGCCGTGGCCGTGCTTCAGGCCGTGGCCGAAGATCCTTGTGGCCTGGCGGAACTGTGCACGCGGACCGGTCTGCCGCGCGCGACGGCGCACCGGCTCGCGGTCGGCCTCGAAGTGCATCGCCTGTTACGCCGCGGCCCCGACGGCCGCTGGCGGCCGGGTACCGCACTCGCGGAATTGGCGGGCGGTTCGACCGACCCGCTGCTCGACGCGGCGAGTTCGGTGCTGCCGAAATTGCGCGACATCACCGGCGAAAGCGTTCAGCTCTACCGCCGCGACGGCGTCCAGCGCGTCTGCGTTTCGACCGCGGAGCCGCCGAGCGGGCTCCGTGACACGGTGCCGATCGGTTCCCGGCTGCCGATGACCGCGGGCTCCGGAGCGAAGGTGCTCGCCGCGTGGTCGGATCCGCACACGCAGCGGACGATCCTCACCGAGGCGGTGTACGGGGAGCGCACCCTGCTCGAGGTCCGCCGCCGCGGCTGGGCCCAGAGCGTGGCGGAACGGGAGCCCGGTGTGGCGAGCGTCTCGGCCCCGGTGCGGGATTCGACGGGCACCGTCGTCGCCGCGGTGTCGGTTTCCGGGCCCGTCGAACGCATAGGGCGTAAACCGGGGGCGCGCTGGGCCGCGGACCTGCTCGCCGCCGCGGACGCGCTCCAGGAGCGCCTCTGA